The following are encoded together in the Streptomyces sp. NBC_00358 genome:
- a CDS encoding glycerol-3-phosphate dehydrogenase/oxidase: MRTATLGPAERAESLAGMAERELDVLVVGAGVVGAGTALDAVTRGLSTGLVEARDWASGTSSRSSKLIHGGLRYLEMLDFTLVREALKERGLLLERLAPHLVKPVPFLYPLQHKGWERLYAGSGVALYDAMSMARGHGRGLPGHRHLSRRHALRVAPALKKDALIGALQYYDAQMDDARYVATLVRTASSYGAKVANRARVTGFLREGERVVGARVRDVEGGGEYEVRAKQIVNATGVWTDDTQALVGERGQFHVRASKGIHLVVPKDRINSSTGLILRTEKSVLFVIPWGRHWIIGTTDTDWDLDKAHPAASSADIDYLLEHVNSVLSVPLSRDDVEGVYAGLRPLLAGESDATSKLSREHTVAHPVPGLVVVAGGKYTTYRVMAKDAVDEAVHGLDQRVAECVTEDIPLLGAEGYRALWNARARIAARTGIHVVRVEHLLNRYGAMAEELLDLIADDPSLGEPLPAAEDYLRAEIVYAASHEGARHLDDVLTRRTRISIETFDRGTRSAREAAELMAPVLGWDKGQIEREVEHYEKRVEAERESQRQPDDLTADAARLGAPDIVPF; this comes from the coding sequence GTGAGGACAGCGACACTGGGGCCGGCGGAGCGCGCCGAGTCACTTGCGGGAATGGCCGAGCGTGAGCTGGACGTGCTGGTCGTGGGCGCGGGTGTGGTCGGCGCGGGCACCGCGCTGGACGCCGTGACGCGCGGCCTGTCCACCGGCCTGGTCGAGGCGCGTGACTGGGCGTCCGGCACGTCGAGCAGATCCAGCAAGCTGATCCACGGAGGCCTGCGCTATCTGGAGATGCTGGACTTCACGCTCGTCCGCGAGGCGCTGAAGGAGCGCGGTCTCCTCCTCGAACGGCTGGCACCGCACCTGGTGAAGCCCGTCCCGTTCCTGTACCCGCTCCAGCACAAGGGCTGGGAGCGGCTGTACGCGGGCTCCGGCGTCGCGCTGTACGACGCCATGTCGATGGCCCGCGGCCACGGCCGGGGCCTGCCCGGCCACCGCCATCTGAGCCGCCGCCACGCCCTGCGCGTCGCACCCGCCTTGAAGAAGGACGCCCTGATCGGCGCCCTGCAGTACTACGACGCGCAGATGGACGACGCCCGCTATGTGGCGACCCTGGTGCGCACGGCGTCGTCGTACGGCGCGAAGGTCGCCAACCGCGCGCGGGTCACCGGCTTCCTGCGCGAGGGCGAGCGGGTGGTCGGGGCCAGGGTGCGCGACGTCGAGGGCGGCGGCGAGTACGAGGTCCGCGCCAAGCAGATCGTCAACGCCACGGGCGTGTGGACCGACGACACCCAGGCCCTGGTCGGCGAGCGGGGCCAGTTCCACGTCAGGGCGTCCAAGGGCATCCATCTGGTCGTACCGAAGGACCGGATCAACTCCTCGACGGGCCTGATCCTGCGCACCGAGAAGTCCGTGCTGTTCGTGATCCCGTGGGGCCGGCACTGGATCATCGGCACCACCGACACCGACTGGGACCTGGACAAGGCCCACCCGGCGGCCTCCAGCGCGGACATCGACTATCTGCTGGAGCATGTGAACTCGGTGCTCTCCGTGCCGCTCTCCCGGGACGACGTCGAGGGGGTGTACGCGGGGCTGCGGCCGCTGCTGGCCGGGGAGTCGGACGCCACCAGCAAGCTGTCGCGCGAGCACACCGTGGCCCACCCGGTGCCCGGCCTCGTGGTCGTGGCCGGCGGCAAGTACACGACCTACCGGGTGATGGCCAAGGACGCGGTGGACGAGGCGGTGCACGGCCTCGACCAGCGGGTCGCCGAATGCGTCACCGAGGACATCCCGCTGCTCGGCGCCGAGGGCTACCGGGCGCTGTGGAACGCCCGAGCGCGGATCGCGGCACGCACCGGCATCCATGTGGTGCGTGTGGAGCACCTGTTGAACCGGTACGGGGCGATGGCCGAGGAACTCCTCGACCTCATCGCGGACGACCCCTCCCTCGGCGAGCCCCTGCCTGCCGCCGAGGACTACCTCCGGGCCGAGATCGTCTACGCCGCCTCGCACGAGGGCGCCCGTCACCTGGACGACGTCCTGACCCGGCGTACGCGCATCTCCATCGAGACCTTCGACCGCGGTACCCGCAGCGCCCGGGAGGCCGCCGAGTTGATGGCCCCGGTCCTCGGCTGGGACAAGGGCCAGATCGAGCGCGAGGTGGAGCACTACGAGAAGCGGGTCGAGGCCGAGCGGGAGTCCCAGCGCCAGCCGGACGACCTCACGGCCGACGCGGCTCGGCTGGGAGCGCCGGACATCGTCCCGTTCTGA
- a CDS encoding nucleotide sugar dehydrogenase, translating into MPADLAVIGLGHLGLPLAQAAVAAGISTLGYKTGPEGGSLTPAELRRMLSGGFRPATNPAELGRVRTAVICAPVPRGADGTLDLGQVEAAARTLAARLRPHTTVILESPVHPGTTEDFLRPLLETGSGLRAGRDFHLAYSPSRVDPGNRDFTPAGTPKVIGGLTPACTESAAAFYGRLTDKVVRARGPREAETVQVLETNFRHVNIALVNEMAVLCHDLGVDLWDVIRCAETKPFGFQAFRPGPGVGGHGIAQDLGGPSGRPLRMVELAQQVNDHMPQYVIQRAAALLNEHGKSARAARVLLLGVTYKADIADQQGAPAHEIAVRLMELGASVSYHDPHVPAWSVLGRPVPRADSLYEAAADADLTILLQQHRTYDLQGLSVKAQLLLDTRGATPTGAAQRL; encoded by the coding sequence ATGCCCGCAGACCTCGCCGTCATCGGACTCGGTCATCTCGGCCTGCCCCTGGCCCAGGCCGCCGTCGCCGCCGGCATCTCCACCCTCGGCTACAAGACGGGGCCGGAGGGCGGCTCCCTGACCCCCGCGGAACTGCGCCGGATGCTCTCGGGGGGCTTCCGGCCGGCCACCAACCCGGCCGAGCTGGGCCGCGTACGCACCGCCGTCATCTGCGCACCGGTCCCGCGGGGCGCGGACGGCACCCTGGACCTCGGCCAGGTGGAGGCGGCGGCCCGCACCCTGGCCGCGCGGCTGCGCCCGCACACCACGGTGATCCTGGAATCGCCCGTGCACCCCGGCACCACCGAGGACTTCCTCCGCCCGCTCCTCGAAACCGGCTCCGGCCTGCGCGCGGGGCGCGACTTCCACCTCGCCTACTCGCCCAGCCGGGTCGATCCCGGCAACCGCGACTTCACCCCCGCCGGAACACCGAAGGTCATCGGGGGCCTCACCCCCGCCTGCACCGAATCGGCCGCCGCCTTCTACGGGCGGCTCACGGACAAGGTCGTACGCGCGCGTGGCCCCCGCGAGGCGGAGACCGTGCAGGTCCTGGAGACCAACTTCCGGCACGTCAACATCGCGCTCGTCAACGAGATGGCCGTGCTCTGCCACGACCTGGGTGTCGACCTGTGGGACGTCATCCGCTGCGCCGAGACCAAGCCGTTCGGGTTCCAGGCGTTCCGGCCAGGACCTGGAGTCGGCGGGCACGGGATCGCCCAGGACCTCGGCGGCCCCTCGGGGCGCCCCCTGCGGATGGTCGAACTGGCCCAGCAGGTCAACGACCACATGCCCCAGTACGTCATCCAGCGTGCCGCCGCGCTGCTCAACGAGCACGGGAAGTCCGCCCGTGCCGCGCGCGTGCTCCTGCTCGGCGTCACCTACAAGGCGGACATCGCCGATCAACAGGGCGCCCCCGCCCACGAGATCGCCGTACGCCTGATGGAACTCGGCGCGTCCGTCAGCTATCACGACCCGCACGTCCCGGCCTGGAGCGTCCTCGGGCGGCCCGTGCCTCGCGCGGACTCCCTCTACGAGGCCGCGGCCGACGCCGACCTGACGATCCTGCTCCAGCAGCACCGCACGTACGACCTGCAGGGCCTCTCCGTGAAGGCCCAACTCCTCCTGGACACGAGGGGGGCGACCCCGACGGGGGCGGCACAGCGGCTCTGA
- a CDS encoding GuaB3 family IMP dehydrogenase-related protein yields the protein MTEIEIGRGKRGRRAYAFDDIAVVPSRRTRDPKEVSIAWQIDAYRFELPFLAAPMDSVVSPATAIRIGELGGLGVLNLEGLWTRYDDPQPLLDEIAGLDSETATRRLQEIYAAPIKEELIGQRIKEVRDSGVVTAAALSPQRTAQFSKAVVDAGVDIFVIRGTTVSAEHVSGAAEPLNLKQFIYELDVPVIVGGCATYTAALHLMRTGAAGVLVGFGGGAAHTTRNVLGIQVPMATAVADVAAARRDYMDESGGRYVHVIADGGVGWSGDLPKAIACGADSVMMGSPLARATDAPGRGHHWGMEAVNEELPRGKKVDLGTVGTIEEILTGPSHIPDGSMNIFGALRRAMATTGYSELKEFQRVEVTVADSQHKR from the coding sequence GTGACTGAGATCGAGATCGGGCGCGGCAAGCGCGGCCGCCGGGCGTACGCCTTCGACGACATCGCCGTCGTCCCGAGCCGCCGTACGCGGGACCCGAAGGAGGTCTCGATCGCCTGGCAGATCGACGCGTACCGCTTCGAGCTGCCCTTCCTGGCCGCCCCCATGGACTCGGTCGTCTCCCCGGCCACCGCGATCCGTATCGGTGAGCTGGGCGGCCTGGGCGTCCTGAACCTGGAAGGCCTCTGGACGCGGTACGACGACCCGCAGCCGCTGCTGGACGAGATCGCCGGGCTGGACTCGGAGACCGCGACCCGCCGCCTCCAGGAGATCTACGCGGCTCCCATCAAGGAGGAGCTGATCGGGCAGCGCATCAAGGAGGTGCGCGACTCCGGAGTCGTCACCGCCGCCGCCCTGTCCCCGCAGCGCACGGCGCAGTTCTCCAAGGCCGTCGTCGACGCGGGCGTGGACATCTTCGTCATCCGCGGTACGACGGTGTCGGCCGAGCACGTCTCCGGTGCCGCCGAGCCGCTGAACCTGAAGCAGTTCATCTACGAGCTGGACGTCCCGGTGATCGTCGGCGGCTGTGCCACGTACACCGCGGCCCTGCACCTGATGCGCACCGGCGCGGCGGGCGTCCTCGTCGGCTTCGGCGGCGGCGCCGCGCACACCACGCGCAACGTCCTGGGCATCCAGGTCCCGATGGCCACCGCGGTCGCGGACGTCGCCGCGGCCCGCCGCGACTACATGGACGAGTCCGGCGGCCGGTACGTGCACGTCATCGCCGACGGCGGTGTGGGCTGGTCCGGCGACCTCCCCAAGGCCATCGCCTGCGGCGCCGACTCCGTGATGATGGGCTCCCCGCTCGCGCGCGCCACCGACGCGCCCGGCCGTGGGCACCACTGGGGCATGGAGGCGGTGAACGAGGAGCTGCCGCGCGGCAAGAAGGTCGACCTCGGCACCGTCGGCACCATCGAGGAGATCCTCACCGGTCCGTCGCACATCCCGGACGGCTCGATGAACATCTTCGGCGCCCTGCGCCGCGCGATGGCCACCACCGGCTACAGCGAGCTCAAGGAGTTCCAGCGCGTCGAGGTGACGGTGGCGGACTCGCAGCACAAGCGGTAG
- the guaB gene encoding IMP dehydrogenase: MTANVDGVPAKFATLGLTYDDVLLLPGSSDMAPDQIDTASHISKNVRVNIPLLSAAMDKVTESRMAIAMARQGGVGVLHRNLSIEDQANQVDLVKRSESGMVTDPITVHPDATLGEADAICAKFRISGVPVTDGGGKLLGIVTNRDMAFETDRSRQVREVMTPMPLVTGKVGISGHDAMQLLRRHKIEKLPLVDDAGVLKGLITVKDFVKAEKYPMAAKDAEGRLLVGAAVGVAGDAFERAQALIEAGVDFIVVDTAHGHSRLVGDMVAKIKSNSAGVDVIGGNIATRDGAQALIDAGVDGIKVGVGPGSICTTRVVAGIGVPQVTAIYEASLAAKAAGVPVIGDGGLQYSGDIAKALVAGADTVMLGSLLAGCEESPGELLFINGKQFKSYRGMGSLGAMQSRGEQRSFSKDRYFQEGVASDEKLVPEGIEGQVPYRGPLSAVVHQLVGGLRQSMFYVGGRTVPELQDRGRFVRITSAGLKESHPHDIQMTVEAPNYSRNK; this comes from the coding sequence ATGACTGCCAACGTCGACGGAGTGCCCGCCAAGTTCGCGACACTCGGGCTGACCTACGACGATGTGCTGCTGCTGCCGGGCTCGTCGGACATGGCGCCCGACCAGATCGACACCGCCTCGCACATCTCGAAGAACGTCCGGGTCAACATCCCGCTGCTGTCCGCCGCCATGGACAAGGTCACCGAGTCGCGCATGGCGATCGCGATGGCCCGCCAGGGCGGCGTCGGTGTTCTGCACCGCAACCTGTCCATCGAGGACCAGGCCAACCAGGTCGACCTGGTGAAGCGCTCCGAGTCCGGCATGGTGACCGACCCGATCACCGTGCACCCGGACGCCACGCTCGGCGAGGCCGACGCGATCTGCGCCAAGTTCCGCATCTCCGGTGTGCCGGTCACCGACGGCGGCGGCAAGCTGCTCGGCATCGTCACCAACCGCGACATGGCCTTCGAGACGGACCGTTCGCGCCAGGTGCGCGAGGTCATGACGCCGATGCCGCTGGTCACCGGCAAGGTCGGCATCTCGGGCCACGACGCGATGCAGCTGCTGCGCCGTCACAAGATCGAGAAGCTGCCGCTGGTCGACGACGCGGGCGTCCTCAAGGGCCTCATCACGGTCAAGGACTTCGTCAAGGCCGAGAAGTACCCGATGGCCGCGAAGGACGCCGAGGGGCGTCTGCTGGTCGGCGCGGCCGTCGGCGTCGCGGGCGACGCCTTCGAGCGCGCCCAGGCGCTGATCGAGGCGGGCGTCGACTTCATCGTCGTCGACACCGCGCACGGCCACTCCCGCCTGGTGGGCGACATGGTCGCCAAGATCAAGTCGAACTCCGCGGGCGTCGACGTCATCGGCGGCAACATCGCCACCCGTGACGGCGCGCAGGCGCTCATCGACGCGGGCGTCGACGGCATCAAGGTCGGTGTCGGCCCCGGTTCCATCTGCACCACCCGGGTCGTCGCCGGCATCGGCGTCCCCCAGGTCACGGCCATCTACGAGGCGTCGCTCGCCGCCAAGGCGGCCGGCGTCCCGGTCATCGGCGACGGTGGCCTCCAGTACTCGGGCGACATCGCGAAGGCCCTGGTCGCGGGCGCCGACACGGTGATGCTCGGTTCGCTGCTCGCGGGCTGCGAGGAGTCCCCGGGCGAGCTGCTCTTCATCAACGGCAAGCAGTTCAAGTCGTACCGCGGCATGGGCTCCCTGGGCGCCATGCAGTCCCGTGGCGAGCAGCGCTCCTTCTCCAAGGACCGCTACTTCCAGGAGGGCGTCGCCTCCGACGAGAAGCTCGTCCCCGAGGGCATCGAGGGCCAGGTCCCCTACCGGGGCCCGCTGTCCGCGGTCGTCCACCAGCTTGTCGGCGGTCTGCGGCAGTCGATGTTCTACGTCGGCGGCCGTACCGTTCCCGAGCTCCAGGACCGCGGCCGGTTCGTCCGGATCACCTCGGCGGGTCTCAAGGAGAGCCACCCGCACGACATCCAGATGACGGTCGAGGCGCCGAACTACAGCCGCAACAAGTAG
- a CDS encoding sigma-70 family RNA polymerase sigma factor — MREDETTGIGALVHRAVDGDEQATHDLLAHVHPLALRYCRARLSRLPGDARHFVEDLAQEVCVAVLLALPRYKDTGRPFEAFVFAIAAHKVADLQRAAMRHPGSTAVPSDEMPERPDDSLGPEERALLSSDAEWAKKLLANLPENQRELLLLRIAVGLTAEETGQMLGMSPGAVRVAQHRALSRLRALAEQ, encoded by the coding sequence ATGCGTGAAGACGAGACGACGGGGATCGGTGCGCTCGTCCATCGCGCGGTCGACGGCGACGAGCAGGCCACACACGACCTGCTCGCCCACGTACACCCGCTCGCGCTGCGTTACTGCCGCGCCCGTCTGTCCCGGCTTCCGGGGGACGCGCGGCACTTCGTGGAGGACCTGGCGCAGGAGGTCTGTGTCGCGGTGCTCCTCGCGCTGCCGCGCTACAAGGACACCGGGCGCCCCTTCGAGGCGTTTGTCTTCGCGATCGCCGCGCACAAGGTCGCCGACCTCCAGCGTGCCGCGATGCGCCATCCGGGGTCCACGGCTGTTCCGTCCGACGAGATGCCGGAGCGCCCGGACGACTCCCTCGGCCCCGAGGAGCGCGCGCTCCTCAGCAGTGACGCCGAATGGGCGAAGAAGCTCCTGGCCAACCTCCCCGAGAACCAGCGCGAGCTGCTCCTCCTGCGCATCGCGGTGGGCCTCACGGCCGAGGAGACGGGCCAGATGCTGGGTATGTCACCAGGGGCCGTCCGGGTGGCCCAGCACCGTGCGCTGAGCCGGCTCCGGGCGCTGGCCGAGCAGTAG
- a CDS encoding response regulator transcription factor: protein MTSVLVCDDSPLAREALRRAVATVPGVERVTTAANGEEVLRRWGADRSDLILMDVRMPGLGGVETVRRLLSADPGARIIMLTVAEDLDGVALAVAAGARGYLHKDASRAELRATVTQALADPTWRLAPRRLRSAEMGAAPTLTAREIQVLEGMSHGRSNAEIGRELFLSEDTVKTHARRLFKKLGASDRAHAVALGFRWGLVR, encoded by the coding sequence ATGACATCCGTCCTCGTCTGCGACGACTCCCCGCTTGCCCGAGAGGCGCTCCGCCGTGCGGTCGCGACCGTGCCCGGTGTCGAGCGTGTGACGACGGCGGCCAACGGCGAGGAAGTCCTCCGCCGCTGGGGTGCCGACCGTTCGGATTTGATTCTGATGGACGTACGTATGCCCGGATTGGGCGGCGTGGAGACGGTCCGGCGGCTGCTGTCCGCGGACCCCGGTGCGCGCATCATCATGCTCACCGTGGCCGAGGATCTGGACGGTGTGGCTCTCGCCGTCGCCGCCGGCGCCCGCGGCTATCTGCACAAGGACGCCTCACGGGCGGAGCTCCGCGCCACCGTGACCCAGGCGCTCGCCGACCCGACCTGGCGGCTCGCGCCGCGCAGACTGCGTTCGGCGGAGATGGGCGCCGCGCCCACCCTCACCGCGCGTGAGATCCAGGTACTCGAAGGCATGAGTCACGGCCGCTCGAACGCGGAGATCGGCCGTGAGCTCTTTCTCTCCGAGGACACGGTCAAGACCCACGCCCGGCGGCTCTTCAAGAAGCTCGGTGCCTCGGACCGGGCGCACGCGGTCGCGCTCGGATTCCGGTGGGGCCTGGTCCGCTAG
- a CDS encoding WhiB family transcriptional regulator yields the protein MADFSRLPGPNADLWDWQLLAACRGVDSSLFFHPEGERGAARSARENSAKEVCMRCPVRAECAAHALAVREPYGVWGGLTEDEREELMGRARNRLVSASATGNAAASNN from the coding sequence ATGGCAGATTTCTCCCGCCTTCCCGGTCCGAACGCGGACCTCTGGGACTGGCAGCTCCTCGCGGCCTGCCGAGGGGTCGACAGCTCGCTCTTCTTCCACCCGGAGGGCGAGCGTGGTGCGGCACGGAGCGCTCGTGAGAACTCGGCCAAAGAGGTCTGCATGAGATGCCCGGTGCGCGCGGAGTGCGCGGCACACGCGCTGGCGGTGCGCGAACCGTACGGCGTGTGGGGCGGACTGACCGAGGACGAACGCGAAGAACTCATGGGCCGGGCCCGCAACCGACTGGTCTCGGCGTCGGCCACCGGAAACGCCGCCGCTTCGAACAACTGA
- a CDS encoding LysR family transcriptional regulator → MIEARHLRVLRAVATTGSFSAAGRELGCTQPAVSQQMKALETSVGTPLLIRTGREMRLTQAGEALVKHAASILAGLTAAEEEVAAIAGLRAGRVRLVSFPSGSSTLVPTALAALRAAHPGTRVSLEEAEPPESVEKLRAGDCEIALAFRYEGAPGVEEWDDLVVRPLLMDRLVGLVPERHPLARAESVAIGEFADESWIAGCPRCRGQLVEVCRGAGFEPRIDFATDDYPAVVGLVGAGLGVAVLPELAIESVRPKGARTVTVEPAVRREIVALTLPDLAGVPAVAATLDRLATAAAR, encoded by the coding sequence GTGATCGAGGCTCGTCATCTCCGTGTCCTGCGCGCTGTCGCCACCACCGGATCCTTCTCGGCGGCGGGCCGCGAGCTGGGCTGCACCCAGCCCGCCGTCAGCCAGCAGATGAAGGCGCTGGAGACGTCGGTGGGTACCCCTCTGCTCATCCGGACGGGCCGCGAGATGCGCCTCACCCAGGCGGGTGAGGCCCTGGTCAAGCACGCGGCGAGCATCCTGGCCGGCCTCACGGCCGCCGAGGAGGAGGTCGCCGCGATCGCCGGTCTGCGCGCGGGCCGCGTCCGCCTGGTGTCCTTCCCCAGCGGCAGCTCCACCCTCGTTCCCACGGCCCTCGCCGCGCTGCGCGCCGCCCACCCCGGCACCCGCGTCTCCCTGGAGGAGGCCGAACCGCCCGAGTCCGTGGAGAAGCTGCGGGCGGGTGACTGCGAGATCGCGCTGGCGTTCCGCTACGAGGGTGCTCCAGGCGTCGAGGAGTGGGACGACCTCGTCGTGCGACCCCTGCTGATGGACCGTCTGGTCGGCCTGGTGCCCGAGCGGCACCCGCTCGCGCGGGCGGAGTCCGTGGCCATCGGCGAGTTCGCCGACGAGTCGTGGATCGCCGGCTGCCCGCGCTGCCGCGGCCAGCTCGTCGAGGTCTGCCGCGGCGCCGGCTTCGAGCCGCGCATCGACTTCGCCACGGACGACTATCCGGCGGTGGTCGGGCTCGTGGGCGCGGGACTCGGCGTCGCCGTCCTCCCGGAGCTCGCCATCGAGTCCGTACGCCCGAAGGGGGCGCGCACCGTGACGGTGGAGCCCGCGGTGCGCCGCGAGATCGTCGCCCTCACCCTCCCGGATCTCGCCGGGGTGCCGGCCGTGGCCGCGACGCTGGACCGGCTGGCGACGGCGGCGGCCCGCTAG
- a CDS encoding MOSC domain-containing protein: MKLLSLNLGRARAVDYTDQPEGVTGIDKRPVDGPVRVTAPGPKGIGGSGLAGDAVCHLRHHGGDDQAVYAVAREDLDGWERELGRTLPNGVFGENLTTLGLDVSGALIGERWLIGSEVVLEVASGRIPCRTFQEHLGEKGWVKRFTGRGAPGAYLRVIAPGEIRSGDPIEIVHRPGHDVTVAVQFRASTTERELLPRLLAAGDALHPEALESAREYVAKFGGQPRPRPHPPGV, translated from the coding sequence ATGAAGCTCCTGTCGCTGAACCTGGGCCGCGCGCGGGCCGTCGACTACACGGACCAGCCGGAGGGCGTGACCGGCATCGACAAGCGACCGGTCGACGGGCCGGTCCGGGTGACGGCGCCGGGCCCCAAGGGGATCGGCGGCAGCGGACTCGCCGGCGACGCGGTGTGTCATCTGCGGCATCACGGCGGTGACGACCAGGCCGTGTACGCGGTCGCGCGCGAGGACCTCGACGGCTGGGAGCGCGAGCTCGGCCGGACGCTGCCGAACGGCGTGTTCGGCGAGAACCTCACGACGCTGGGGCTCGACGTGTCCGGCGCGCTGATCGGCGAACGCTGGCTCATAGGTTCCGAAGTCGTCCTGGAGGTCGCCTCCGGACGCATCCCCTGCCGCACCTTCCAGGAGCACCTGGGCGAGAAGGGCTGGGTCAAGCGGTTCACGGGACGGGGTGCGCCCGGCGCGTATCTACGGGTGATCGCACCCGGCGAGATCCGCTCCGGGGACCCGATCGAGATCGTGCACCGGCCCGGCCACGATGTCACCGTCGCCGTCCAGTTCCGCGCCTCGACGACCGAACGGGAGCTGCTGCCAAGGCTGTTGGCGGCGGGCGACGCGCTGCATCCGGAGGCACTGGAGTCGGCGCGGGAGTATGTGGCCAAGTTCGGCGGACAACCGCGGCCCCGGCCGCATCCCCCAGGAGTGTGA
- a CDS encoding SDR family NAD(P)-dependent oxidoreductase: protein MTTALITGSTAGIGAAFARRLAADGHNLVLVARDTKRLREQATELHDRHGIEAEVLTADLATDEGIETVAARLSDRKNPVDLLVNNAGFGNKGRYLDVSMADELKMLKVHCEAVLRLTSAATEAMRERGRGGVVNVASVAAFVPRGTYGASKAWVVQFTQGAAKDLAGSGVRLMALAPGFVRTEFHERAGMGTDNIPNWMWLDADKLVAAALADLARGRTLSVPDPRYKVLMGVVKVTPRALLGGISSKTGRKYGPQ from the coding sequence ATGACAACGGCTCTGATTACGGGATCGACCGCGGGGATCGGTGCCGCGTTCGCGCGGCGGCTGGCGGCGGACGGGCACAACCTCGTGCTGGTGGCGCGGGACACGAAGCGGCTGCGGGAACAGGCGACCGAGCTGCACGACCGGCACGGCATCGAGGCGGAGGTGCTCACCGCGGACCTGGCGACCGACGAGGGCATCGAAACGGTGGCCGCCCGCCTCTCCGACCGCAAGAACCCGGTCGACCTGCTGGTCAACAACGCCGGCTTCGGTAACAAGGGCCGCTACCTGGACGTATCCATGGCGGACGAGCTGAAGATGCTCAAGGTGCACTGCGAGGCGGTTCTCCGGCTGACGTCGGCGGCGACCGAGGCGATGCGGGAGCGCGGACGGGGCGGTGTCGTCAACGTCGCGTCGGTGGCGGCGTTCGTGCCGCGGGGTACGTACGGGGCGTCGAAGGCCTGGGTCGTGCAGTTCACGCAGGGCGCGGCGAAGGATCTCGCGGGCAGCGGCGTACGACTGATGGCACTCGCTCCCGGTTTCGTGCGGACCGAGTTCCACGAGCGGGCCGGCATGGGCACGGACAACATCCCGAACTGGATGTGGCTCGACGCCGACAAGCTGGTCGCGGCCGCCCTCGCCGATCTGGCGCGCGGAAGAACCCTGTCGGTCCCCGATCCGCGCTACAAGGTGCTGATGGGCGTGGTGAAGGTGACGCCGCGCGCGCTGCTGGGCGGGATCTCGTCGAAGACCGGTCGGAAGTACGGACCTCAGTAA
- a CDS encoding class I SAM-dependent methyltransferase gives MAGHQDETRAAYDGVVELYASMFTDRMETHPFSRNMIGTFAELVRGTGNPRAADVGCGPGHLTAMLHELGLDAFGFDLSPGMVDHARRAHPALRFDEVPMQALPVEDGALGGVLAHYSMIHTPPGELPALLAEQVRVLTPGGLLLVSFFATDGPEPVRFDHKVTPAYSWPVDLFAELLAGAGLVTFARLLHDPASERGFLDAHLLARRP, from the coding sequence GTGGCGGGACACCAGGACGAGACCAGGGCGGCCTACGACGGGGTCGTCGAGCTCTATGCGTCGATGTTCACCGATCGAATGGAGACGCACCCGTTCTCCCGGAACATGATCGGCACATTCGCCGAGCTGGTGCGCGGGACGGGGAACCCGCGGGCAGCCGACGTCGGGTGCGGGCCCGGACATCTGACGGCCATGTTGCACGAACTGGGGCTGGACGCCTTCGGGTTCGACCTCTCCCCCGGCATGGTCGACCACGCCCGGCGGGCCCATCCGGCGCTGCGTTTCGATGAGGTGCCGATGCAGGCCCTGCCGGTCGAGGACGGCGCGCTCGGCGGCGTGCTGGCCCACTACTCGATGATCCATACCCCGCCTGGGGAATTGCCCGCGCTGCTCGCCGAGCAGGTTCGTGTTCTGACACCAGGGGGCCTGCTCCTGGTGTCGTTCTTCGCGACCGACGGACCGGAGCCGGTCCGGTTCGACCACAAGGTGACGCCCGCCTATAGCTGGCCGGTCGACCTGTTCGCAGAGTTGCTGGCCGGGGCCGGGCTTGTCACGTTCGCCCGGCTGCTCCACGACCCGGCCTCCGAGCGAGGCTTCCTCGATGCCCATCTGCTGGCCCGTCGCCCCTGA